Genomic segment of Umezawaea sp. Da 62-37:
TCGGCCCCTGCACGCGCCTGCACGATTCCAGCACGACGATCCCGGACAGCGGCGACTCCCCGACCGGCGCACCCTCGTCCCCGACGCCCCCGGCCGGACCGCGGGGCGAGATCAGGTAGGCGGGCAGGCCGTCCAGCACCCTCCCCGACCGGACGACCGCGGTCATGCCCGCCTGCCGGGCGGTGGCCTCCAGGACGGCGAACGGGGTGCGGGCCGCGGCGTCGGCGAGATCGGGCGGCAGCGGGCAGGTGGCCGTGGCGAAGCGGTGCAGGAAGGGCCGCCACCCCCGTTCCACGGCCCGTGCCGGAACGCCCAGCGCGGCCCAGAACCGTTGCCACGGAACAGGATCGAGGGCCTCCACCTCGAACACCACGCCCTCGCGGGACCGGAACGGCGGCCCCGCGCCGGGGTGCCACTCGTCGGGGTCGTCGGCGGTCGCGGCGGCCAGGTACTGCGAGACCGCGAGCAGGGCGGCCTGCGCGACGGACGTGGCGCACCCGGTGAGCGGCACGCCGCGGGCGCGCCCCAGGTCGACGGCGAGCGCCCCGATCGCGGACAGCTCGGCGGCGACGGCGCGGGCGTAGTCCATCCCGAGCGGCGCGGGACGGCCGAGGTGGCGGCCGTGGACGTGCATCAGTCCGCACGCCGCCTGCACGTCGGGCTCCCCGCGCAGCGGGAGGTCGACGGGGCCGCTCCAGTTCGGCGCGTGGACGGCGGTCACGCGGGACGCCTGCCCTGGACGGTGTAGAAGACGCAGGACGTGGCTCGGAAAGCCGGATGCGCCATGGCGTCGCGGGCGGTCTGGAGACCGGCGTCGGTCAGGCCCGCGGCGACGAGCCGGTCGCGCAGGTGGCGGGTGTGGTGGACCAGCAGGCGCAGGCCGGGGGAGTCGGCGTCCCACCGCCGCACCACCGGCACCGGGTCCACCTCCACCAGGCCCGCGGCGACCATCGACGCGGCGGCGCGGCGGCCCCAGCGGCGGTCCGCGCCCGCCTCGTCGAACATGCGCTCCTTCGCGGCCAGGAACTCCTCGTAGGCCGCGGCGTGCGCGGGGCGGGCGGCCAGCAGCACCGGTCCGTAGTCGAGGTCGAACTCGTCCAGTTGCAGCAGGCCGCCGGGCTTGAGGGAACGGATCAGCTTGCGCAGCACCTGCTCGCGCTCGGGCAGGTGCAGCAGCACGAGGCGGGCGTGGACGAGGTCGAACTCGGCCTCGGGCAGCGGATCGCGGACGACGTCGTGCCGCAGCACGGTCAGCCCCGCGGCGGGCGGGACGTGCTCGGGCTCGATGTCGGTGGCCAGGACCGACGCGCCGCGGTCGGCGAGCCACCGGGCGACGCTGCCCCCGCCCGCGCCCACCTCCAGGCACTGCCACCCCGGCCCGACACCGGTGCTCTCCAGGCGGGCGAGCGTGATCGGGTCGTAGGCGGCGGCCAGGCAGTGGTGCTGCTCCGCGGCGTGCAGGTTCCGGTTGTCGAAGACGTAGCCCTCGTGGGTCGTGGTCATCGGAGCTCCAATCGGTGGACACCCCGGCCTCCAGGCCGGGGAGGAGCCGATCCACGGGCGGTGCCGGGAAACCGCCGAGTCCGGAGTGGACAGGCGGCTTCGGTCCCCGTCGATGGACCGGACAGTCTGCGGGGTGTGTCGGGGGCGGTGGTGAAGCGTGCGCACCGCTATCGCCGCTGTCCCACCGAGTGCGGGTACCTGCTCGACGTGTTGCCGCTGGGCATGCGTGATCGGACCTGTCCCGGATGCGGCGAGGTCCATGATCGGGACGTCAACGCCGCACGGAACACCCCGGCCGCCGGACGGGCGGTTGCAGCCCGCGGAGGCGGAGTCGGACCGAACCGGCGCCAGTCGGTGGGGCATCTGTCGGAACCTCCCTTCCGAGGGAGGGGGAACAGGAACTGTCCGCTGTGAGGCGGCCGGAAATCCCCGATCCATCAGGATTGGGGAGGAGGTCAAGTCCACCGTCCGGTTCCGTGGGTGTCGGCGTGGCCGACGAGGCGGGTGAGGAGTTCGAGGCGGCGCACCTTGCCGGTGCCGGTGCGCGGGAGGTCGTCCCAGGTGACCACCCGCGGCGGTGCCAGCGGCGGCAGGTCGCCGACGGCGGACCGCCAGCGCCGCGGGTCGAGGTGCCCGTCGGTGGTGACGACGACCGGGACGGGAGGGCTGCCGGGGGTGCCCAGGACGACGCACTCGAGCACCTCGGGCAGCCGGTCCTCGATCACGTCCTCGGTGCGCAGGCAGCTCAGGCCGGGCACGGTGTCGACCTCGCGGTCGAGCAGCAGCACGGTCCCGGTGCGGGTGAGGACGCCCAGGTCCCCGGTGTTCCACCAGCCGTCGGTGTCCTTGTCGTGCCAACGGTCCTGCTCGCCCACGTACGCGGTGCAGCGCGCCTTGGTCCTGGTCAGCACGAGCCCCGGCCGTCCGCGCGGCACGGGCCGGAACGTCACGGGGTCCACGACCCGGAGCCTCGTCCTGCCCGGCAGCGGGCGGCCGAGGTCGCGGGCGTGGGCGGCGCGGTCGACGGAGGCGCGGGTGAGGAAGCGGAAGGTCAGCGGCCCGGTCTCGGTCTGCCCCCACCCCTGCATCCACAGCGGGAGGCGGCGGCGCGACGCGTGGAGCATCGTGCGCACCACGGGTGGGTGCACGGCGTCGTAGGTGCTGACGAACAGGCGCACGTCGCGGAAGGGGTTGTCCGGCCCGCGCGCCAACGGTCGCCACCGCACGTAGGTGGTGGGTAGGGCTTCGACGGTGGTCGGCGGGTGGGCCCCGA
This window contains:
- a CDS encoding CoA transferase — its product is MTAVHAPNWSGPVDLPLRGEPDVQAACGLMHVHGRHLGRPAPLGMDYARAVAAELSAIGALAVDLGRARGVPLTGCATSVAQAALLAVSQYLAAATADDPDEWHPGAGPPFRSREGVVFEVEALDPVPWQRFWAALGVPARAVERGWRPFLHRFATATCPLPPDLADAAARTPFAVLEATARQAGMTAVVRSGRVLDGLPAYLISPRGPAGGVGDEGAPVGESPLSGIVVLESCRRVQGPMVGHLLGMLGATVVRIEPPGGDPLRWVPPMAGRTSARFLALNRGKSVVEIDLRTGRDEVLDLAAAADVFVHNWAPGKAAHWGLRAEDFPAGLVYAHASGWGDELGPEPPLGTDFVVQAHAGVPASPMTVVDVFGGVVAAHAVVDALLRRERTRRGQAVASSLLSAASRLNALTRHRDTSAPTVPVCTDLAALGRDPRFARALVREGCVLPASPWEFFR
- a CDS encoding methyltransferase domain-containing protein codes for the protein MTTTHEGYVFDNRNLHAAEQHHCLAAAYDPITLARLESTGVGPGWQCLEVGAGGGSVARWLADRGASVLATDIEPEHVPPAAGLTVLRHDVVRDPLPEAEFDLVHARLVLLHLPEREQVLRKLIRSLKPGGLLQLDEFDLDYGPVLLAARPAHAAAYEEFLAAKERMFDEAGADRRWGRRAAASMVAAGLVEVDPVPVVRRWDADSPGLRLLVHHTRHLRDRLVAAGLTDAGLQTARDAMAHPAFRATSCVFYTVQGRRPA
- a CDS encoding class I adenylate-forming enzyme family protein — protein: MRPHDMGTLFHEVAARRTHTVVVLDRPFDIAPDRGTLFTVPRLADLVEEAAGWLHAAGARAGERVAVVKRNHYDYDLLACAAVRLGAVPALLSAHLSDDVLETLLKRLEPAVLVTDRPVPAHHVRRVLSLGVPGAGELALDDVRGTRAPAPRRRHDDDPLIVNHTSGTTGTPKLVVHTTSTIVNRLARFEALRFPVVGTRRDDVVANASSYAHGRTFCWTGSVFGLAPRKIVLLSDPASAGEVLGAHPPTTVEALPTTYVRWRPLARGPDNPFRDVRLFVSTYDAVHPPVVRTMLHASRRRLPLWMQGWGQTETGPLTFRFLTRASVDRAAHARDLGRPLPGRTRLRVVDPVTFRPVPRGRPGLVLTRTKARCTAYVGEQDRWHDKDTDGWWNTGDLGVLTRTGTVLLLDREVDTVPGLSCLRTEDVIEDRLPEVLECVVLGTPGSPPVPVVVTTDGHLDPRRWRSAVGDLPPLAPPRVVTWDDLPRTGTGKVRRLELLTRLVGHADTHGTGRWT